The Candidatus Marinimicrobia bacterium CG08_land_8_20_14_0_20_45_22 genome includes a window with the following:
- the clpP gene encoding ATP-dependent Clp endopeptidase, proteolytic subunit ClpP: MYIPMVVEESGQTERAYDIYSRLLKERIVFIGSPIDDHIANLTIAQLLYLASEDSQKDIFLYINSPGGSVTDGLAIFDTMNYVQPPVSTICIGQAASMAAILLAAGAKGKRQALPNSRIMIHQPLGGIEGQASDIEIYAKETLHIKERTHAILAELTGQTLERIRKDTDRNFFMSPQEALEYGLIDDILTARQKRLNFPI; encoded by the coding sequence ATGTATATTCCAATGGTTGTTGAAGAGAGCGGACAGACTGAGCGCGCTTATGATATTTATTCCCGTTTGCTGAAGGAGCGGATCGTTTTTATTGGAAGTCCGATCGATGATCATATTGCAAATCTTACAATCGCTCAGTTACTTTATCTTGCGTCGGAAGATTCGCAAAAAGACATTTTTCTGTACATTAACAGTCCTGGCGGATCGGTGACGGACGGATTAGCGATTTTCGATACGATGAACTATGTGCAACCTCCGGTTTCTACGATTTGTATTGGTCAGGCGGCGAGTATGGCGGCAATTCTATTAGCCGCAGGCGCCAAAGGTAAACGGCAGGCATTGCCGAATTCCCGCATCATGATTCATCAACCTCTTGGCGGGATTGAAGGACAGGCGAGCGACATCGAAATTTACGCGAAAGAGACTCTTCATATTAAAGAGAGGACACATGCGATCCTCGCCGAATTGACCGGTCAGACGCTCGAACGTATTCGCAAAGACACGGATCGCAACTTTTTTATGTCTCCTCAGGAGGCTTTGGAATACGGTCTTATCGACGATATTTTAACTGCAAGACAAAAAAGATTAAATTTTCCGATATAA